The Meles meles chromosome 6, mMelMel3.1 paternal haplotype, whole genome shotgun sequence genome has a window encoding:
- the LOC123944247 gene encoding splicing factor 3B subunit 6-like, whose product MQAAKRGNIRLPPEVNWVLYIRNSPYKITTEEIYDIFGKCGPIHQTQVRNTPKTRGTAYVVYEGMFDAKNACDNLSGFNVYNRYLVVLYYNANRAFQKLDTKKKEEQLKILKEKYDINTDPPK is encoded by the coding sequence ATGCAAGCAGCCAAGAGGGGGAACATTCGACTTCCACCTGAAGTAAACTGGGTTTTATATATAAGAAATTCACCATACAAAATCACAACTGAAGAAATATATGACATATTTGGGAAATGTGGTCCTATTCATCAAACCCAAGTGAGAAACACACCCAAAACTAGAGGAACAGCTTATGTGGTCTATGAAGGTATGTTTGATGCCAAGAATGCATGTGATAACCTTTCAGGATTCAATGTTTATAACAGATACCTGGTGGTTTTGTACTATAATGCCAACAGGGCATTTCAGAAGTTGGacacaaaaaagaaggaagagcagTTGAAGATTCTCAAGGAGAAATATGACATCAACACAGATCcaccaaaataa